The nucleotide window TGATGCGTGCGCTCGACATATTAAAAGACCCCTTTGGTCTCGATTATTCCTACCGTAAGATCACCCTCTCATCCGTAGGATTGATTGACGGGCTGCATCTGATAAAACCTAAAGTGGCAGGCATTGCCATATCACTTAATGCGGCGGATGATAAAAAGAGGTCATATCTCATGCCTATTAACAGACTCTATCCCATAAGGGCTATTTTGAATTTTGTGAAAGATTTTAAAGGAACCAACAGGACAAGAATCACGTTTGAATATATTTTAATCAAGGATTTCAATGATTCGCTCGAAGACGCAAAACAGCTTTCGGAAATCCTTAAAGGTGTAAAATGTAAAATAAACCTTATCCCTTATAATGAGTCTCCCTATCTCGAATTTAAAACCCCAAGCCCTGAAACAACAGAGAGGTTTCAGGCATACCTTCTAAGCAGGTGCTTTACGACCATAATAAGGAATTCGAGGGGACAGGATATTGGCGGGGCATGTGGACAACTGGGTATGAGATACTTAAAGACAGTGAATGGTGAATAGTGAATAGTAGATAGTAGATAACGTAAAAGCAGAATTCATAATATAGAAAATCGATATTCGATGTCCGACACTCGATATTATGGTTTTACTATTCACTATTCACTAACGACTATTCACTGAATTTAATGGAGAATTAAAGATGAAAGGCATGCTTCCGGTTTATAAGGATTCTTTTTTCTGCGGGTTCAGCAGAGAAGACGGATTAAGGCTTCAGATGATGTACGAAAATGGCATTGTATTCTGTGATGTGAACCTCGACAACCGCTTTGAGGGTTATACAGATGTTTTGCACGGTGGGATGATTTTCGGTATTCTGGATGTCATTATCTGGTATGTAATTTTTATGGAAACACAAAAAATCGGCATGACAAGAAAAACAGAGATGGAATTTTTCAAACCTGTTATGTGCGGTAGCACTTACATTGCCAAAGGTCAGTTTCTAAGAATTGAAGATAGGGACATCCATGCAACAGCATGGCTGGAAGATGATCAGGGTGAGATTTATGCCAGGGTAGATGCCCTCTTCAGAGAAGCCAGAGATTTACCGATAGAACATTTCATCAATAAATTCGACTTCAGCCATGCTGATCCGGAGATTAAGGAATATTTCCTTTCACTATTGGGATAATACAACTTTAATGTTCTCATTCGCCGATTCGCCGATTCGCCGGCTCTCCGATTCGAATTTTTTCCTCGATTGTCTGAATCAGCCTGTCAATCCCTTCTTTCTTAAGGCAGGATACGGAAACAGCATTATACCGCTCTTCAATGTTCCGGATGATCCCTTTATCCATTCTGTCAACTTTATTGAAAACTATTATCCTTTTCTTCTCTCCAAGATGAAGGGGGGCGATCAAGTCTTCAACGATATGGATTCGTTCTTCGAAGTCCGGTGAGCTGATATCCACAAGGTGCAACAGGAGGTCGGCATCTTCGAGCTCTTCCAGCGTGGCAATGAAGGCCTTGAGGAGAACGTTGGGTAAACCTCTTATAAAACCCACTGTATCGGTTATTATAATGTTTTTTCTCTCAGGATATTTGATGAGCCTCGTGGTCGGGTTTAAGGTGCTGAATGGTTTATCCTCAACTTCCACATTACTCTTTGTGAGGAGGTTTAACAATGTCGATTTGCCGGAGTTCGTATAGCCGATAATTGAAATAATCGGAATATTGGAGCCTCTCCTCTTTTCTCTCTTTTTGCCCCTCACCTTTCTGATTTCAATAAGTTTTTTTTCCAATAAGCCGATCTTTTCCCGGATCCTCCTTCTATCAACCTCAAGCTTCGTCTCTCCGGGACCTCTTCCCCCGATGCCGCCCATCAATCTTGAAAATGCCGTATTCCTTCCTACGAGCCTCGGGAGGATATATTTGAGCTGGGCCAGCTCTACCTGTATCTTTGCCTCATTTGTCTTGGCCCGCTGCGCGAATATATCGAGTATTAACTGATTTCTGTCTATGACCTTTAAATCGGTAATGGACGAGATATTCCCTATCTGGCCCGGC belongs to Pseudomonadota bacterium and includes:
- a CDS encoding PaaI family thioesterase, encoding MKGMLPVYKDSFFCGFSREDGLRLQMMYENGIVFCDVNLDNRFEGYTDVLHGGMIFGILDVIIWYVIFMETQKIGMTRKTEMEFFKPVMCGSTYIAKGQFLRIEDRDIHATAWLEDDQGEIYARVDALFREARDLPIEHFINKFDFSHADPEIKEYFLSLLG
- the hflX gene encoding GTPase HflX, with the translated sequence MLSKEDLTDLAMLQFDLVACLTEGRGGTGETIHIGHLMPDDQKGRIWEFIGPTSIQELHIDFIEFITALENEFVKARGRYYIVNKDQERCVLVCVVLPRIDKNIDDHISELKDLCYSAGISVVDVAIQRPKELHPKYLIGKGKIEEIIMKSQQLGADLLVFDEELTPGQIGNISSITDLKVIDRNQLILDIFAQRAKTNEAKIQVELAQLKYILPRLVGRNTAFSRLMGGIGGRGPGETKLEVDRRRIREKIGLLEKKLIEIRKVRGKKREKRRGSNIPIISIIGYTNSGKSTLLNLLTKSNVEVEDKPFSTLNPTTRLIKYPERKNIIITDTVGFIRGLPNVLLKAFIATLEELEDADLLLHLVDISSPDFEERIHIVEDLIAPLHLGEKKRIIVFNKVDRMDKGIIRNIEERYNAVSVSCLKKEGIDRLIQTIEEKIRIGEPANRRIGE